One part of the Amphiprion ocellaris isolate individual 3 ecotype Okinawa chromosome 24, ASM2253959v1, whole genome shotgun sequence genome encodes these proteins:
- the LOC111566547 gene encoding ATP-binding cassette sub-family C member 4-like isoform X2, producing MPVSTTLTKSDKVVDQQNWLTPLLHLGPKRRLEESDMYSVLPEDRSETLGMELQRFWDHEVKKATKELEKPKLTRVLIKCYGKSYALAGLFVFSLEAIKVIQPLLLGKIILYFENDHPDDQRSLYMAYGYAAAMSISTFALAILQHLYFYHVQRTGMKIRVAMCHMIYRKALGLNCESMGRTTTGQIVNLLSNDVNRFDEVTANLHYLWVGPLQAVVIIVLLWEEIGPSCLAGVAVIALMMPLQTWFGKLFGIFRSKTAVLTDSRIRIMNEVVSGIRIIKMYAWEKPFSALVAEVRRKEISQILKSSYLRGLNMASFFASSKIIVFVTFTAFALLGNSITASSVFVTVSLYGTIKLTVTLFFPLAIEKLSETVVSLHRIKNFLLLEEVKRENSEVPLGEKRENSIVIENLTCYWDQTLDAPSLQNVSFTAKSHQLLAVIGPVGSGKSSLLSAILGELPHDTGTLKVEGSLSYASQQPWVFPGTIRSNILFGRELNLKKYERVLRACALKKDLELLPDGDLTLICDRGATLSGGQKARINLARAVYEEADIYLLDDPLSAVDAEVGKHLFEQCICGLLKNKCRVLVTHQLQHLTAADHILALKEGHIMGQGTYSELQCSGLDVVSLLRIEEEQDRTRSADPEMQSLFSQRTNLSHSSQCSYSSLLPAESNSPEQPPVQTVVASAEESRAEGNVSSHIYLKYFTASCSLLVLLVIVLLSIIAEAAYILQDWWLVYWARQEYSNSTATVVDMKNGINVTHSNLELNLTFHLGIYSGLTAAAVVFGYARSLIIFNRLVRSGQILHNSMFSAVLCTPVHFFDVNPVGRILNRFSKDISQVDSLLPITFVDFYQLILQNAGVVAVATAIIPLVLIPVGVLLIIFLYLRRFYLSTSRDIKRLESTTRSPVFSHLSSSLQGLWTIRAFRAQERLKKTFDAHQDLHSEAWFLFLMTSRWFALRLDSICSIFVTVTSFGCILLRDGLEAGEVGLVLTYALTLVGNFQWTVRQSAEVENMMTSVERVVEYTELKSEAPWETQRRPPPDWPSKGLVTFEQVSLSYSTDGPIILKDISATFEPNEKVGIVGRTGAGKSSLISALFRLAEPQGKISIDGVVTSEIGLHDLRKRMSIIPQDPVLFADTVRKNLDPFNQHSDEDLWKALEEVQLKSVVEELPGKLETVLAESGSNFSVGQRQLVCLARAILRKNRILIIDEATANVDPRTDELIQKAIRDKFRECTVLTIAHRLNTIIDSDRILVLDGGTIQELDRPFTLLQNKEGALYKMVQQLGQTEAAALLEAARQATEKTAVLTS from the exons CTGGTTAACACCCTTACTGCACCTTGGCCCAAAAAGGAGGCTTGAGGAAAGTGACATGTACAGCGTTCTTCCAGAGGATCGGTCTGAAACCCTGGGAATGGAGCTGCAGAG ATTTTGGGACCATGAAGTTAAAAAGGCAACAAAGGAACTTGAGAAGCCAAAACTCACCAGAGTTCTTATTAAGTGCTATGGGAAATCCTATGCATTAGCTgggctgtttgtgttttcactt GAGGCAATAAAAGTGATCCAGCCACTTCTTCTGGGGAAAATAATCCTGTACTTTGAGAATGATCATCCAGACGACCAGAGAAGTCTTTACATGGCATATGGTTATGCTGCTGCGATGTCCATCTCCACGTTTGCTCTCGCTATTCTCCAACATCTCTACTTCTATCACGTCCAAAGAACAGGCATGAAGATTAGAGTGGCCATGTGCCACATGATTTACAGAAAG GCTCTTGGTCTCAACTGTGAATCCATGGGACGAACAACCACTGGACAAATAGTGAACCTCCTTTCAAATGATGTCAATCGTTTTGATGAG GTTACAGCCAATCTGCACTACCTGTGGGTGGGCCCTCTACAAGCAGTAGTCATCATCGTTCTCCTTTGGGAAGAGATCGGCCCATCATGTCTAGCAGGTGTGGCAGTCATTGCACTCATGATGCCTCTACAGACTTggtttggaaaactgtttggtATCTTCAG GAGCAAAACAGCGGTTCTTACTGACAGTAGAATCCGTATCATGAACGAAGTGGTGTCTGGCATCAGGATCATCAAGATGTATGCCTGGGAGAAACCCTTCTCAGCTCTGGTTGCTGAAGTGAGACG GAAAGAAATCAGTCAGATACTGAAGAGCTCCTACCTACGAGGACTCAACATGGCCTCCTTCTTTGCCAGCAGCAAGATCATTGTCTTTGTCACCTTTACTGCCTTCGCTCTCCTGGGAAACTCCATCACTGCCAGCAGCGTGTTTGTcactgtgtctctttatggtacAATTAAGCTCACAGTCACTCTGTTCTTTCCTCTGGCCATTGAGAAGTTGTCAGAAACAGTTGTGAGTCTTCACAGGATTAAG AATTTCCTCCTGCTGGAAGAGGTGAAGAGGGAAAACTCTGAGGTGCCACTGGGGGAGAAGAGGGAAAACTCTATTGTGATTGAGAATCTGACCTGCTACTGGGATCAG ACTTTGGATGCACCATCTCTGCAGAATGTCTCTTTCACAGCAAAGTCCCACCAACTTCTGGCTGTAATTGGACCAGTAGGATCTGGAAAG TCGTCCCTGCTGAGCGCCATCCTGGGAGAGCTGCCTCATGACACTGGGACACTGAAGGTTGAAGGTAGTCTGAGCTACGCATCCCAGCAGCCCTGGGTGTTCCCTGGAACCATCCGCAGCAACATCCTGTTTGGGAGAGAACTGAACCTCAAGAAGTACGAGAGAGTCCTCAGAGCCTGTGCTCTGAAGAAG GACCTGGAGCTGCTCCCAGATGGAGATTTGACGCTGATCTGTGACAGAGGAGCCACACTCAGCGGGGGACAGAAAGCTCGCATCAACCTGGCCAG GGCTGTGTATGAGGAGGCAGACATCTACCTCCTGGATGATCCTTTAAGTGCCGTGGATGCAGAAGTCGGAAAACATCTTTTTGAACA GTGTATCTGTGGCCTGCTGAAGAACAAGTGTCGTGTCCTGGTCACCCACCAGCTGCAGCATCTGACGGCAGCTGACCACATTTTGGCCCTTAAGGAG GGTCATATCATGGGCCAGGGAACCTACAGTGAGCTTCAGTGTTCTGGCCTGGACGTGGTGTCCTTGCTGAGAATTGAGGAGGAACAAGACCGAACTCGATCAGCTGATCCGGAAATGCAGTCTTTATTCAGCCAGAGGACGAATCTCTCACACAGTTCACAGTGTTCTTATAGCAGCCTCCTGCCAGCAGAGAGCAACAGCCCTGAGCAGCCTCCT GTTCAAACAGTTGTGGCCTCTGCAGAAGAAAGTCGAGCTGAAGGAAATGTCAGCAGTCACATTTATCTTAAATACTTTACTGCAAGCTGCAGCcttctggttttactggttatAGTTCTGCTCAGTATCATCGCAGAG GCTGCCTATATCCTGCAGGACTGGTGGTTGGTGTACTG GGCAAGACAAGAATATTCTAACAGCACAGCAACTGTGGTTGACATGAAGAATGGAATTAATGTTACTCACTCAAATCTAGAGTTGAATCTCACATTTCATCTTGGCATTTACTCAG GTTTGACAGCGGCTGCTGTGGTCTTCGGTTATGCCAGGagtttaataatatttaatcGGCTGGTAAGGTCAGGTCAGATTCTACACAACAGCATGTTCAGCGCTGTCCTCTGCACACCAGTTCACTTCTTTGACGTCAACCCTGTAG GAAGAATTCTCAACAGGTTCTCCAAAGACATCAGCCAAGTGGACTCCTTGCTGCCCATCACATTTGTGGACTTTTATCAA ttaattcTACAGAATGCTGGTGTGGTCGCTGTGGCAACCGCCATCATTCCTCTCGTCCTCATCCCTGTTGGTGTTCTGCTTATAATCTTTCTGTACTTGAGACGCTTCTACCTCAGTACATCACGTGATATCAAACGTCTTGAGTCAACAA CCCGGAGTCCAGTCTTCTCCCACCTGTCTTCATCTCTTCAGGGTCTGTGGACGATCCGAGCTTTCAGGGCTCAGGAGAGACTAAAGAAAACCTTTGATGCTCATCAGGACCTGCACTCAG agGCGTGGTTTTTGTTCCTGATGACGTCACGCTGGTTTGCACTTCGCCTTGACAGCATTTGTTCCATATTTGTCACTGTCACATCTTTCGGCTGCATTTTGCTCAGAGATG GACTGGAGGCTGGAGAGGTGGGCCTGGTGCTGACCTATGCTTTGACACTGGTGGGAAACTTCCAGTGGACAGTGAGACAAAGCGCCGAGGTGGAGAACATG ATGACATCTGTGGAGAGGGTGGTGGAGTACACAGAGCTGAAAAGCGAAGCACCCTGGGAAACCCAGAGGCGTCCTCCTCCTGACTGGCCAAGCAAAGGTCTGGTGACTTTTGAGCAGGTCAGCTTGTCCTACAGCACAGACGGCCCCATCATCCTGAAAGACATCAGCGCCACCTTTGAACCCAACGAGAAG GTCGGTATTGTGGGCAGAACAGGTGCCGGGAAAAGCTCCCTGATCTCGGCTCTGTTCCGCCTGGCAGAACCTCAGGGAAAGATCTCCATCGACGGCGTTGTGACCTCTGAGATCGGCCTCCACGACCTGCGCAAGAGGATGTCCATCATTCCTCAG GACCCGGTGCTATTTGCTGACACTGTGAGGAAAAACCTGGACCCTTTCAACCAGCACAGCGATGAAGACCTGTGGAAAGCTCTGGAAGAG GTGCAGCTGAAGTCCGTGGTGGAGGAGCTGCCCGGTAAGTTGGAGACGGTTCTGGCCGAGTCGGGCTCCAACTTCAGCGTGGGTCAGAGGCAGCTGGTGTGTTTGGCCAGAGCCATCCTGAGGAAGAACCGCATCCTCATCATCGACGAGGCCACGGCCAACGTGGACCCCAG GACAGACGAGTTGATCCAGAAAGCCATCCGGGACAAGTTCAGAGAATGCACTGTGCTCACCATCGCTCACCGCCTCAACACCATCATAGACAGCGACCGCATTCTG GTGCTGGACGGTGGCACCATCCAGGAGTTAGACCGACCTTTCACCCTGCTGCAAAACAAAGAGGGCGCTCTGTACAAGATGGTGCAGCAGCTGGGCCAGACGGAGGCAGCAGCCCTGCTGGAGGCGGCCAGACAG GCAACAGAGAAAACAGCGGTCCTGACAAGCTGA
- the LOC111566547 gene encoding ATP-binding cassette sub-family C member 4-like isoform X1, giving the protein MEVTKTDSKHNPLASARILSRIFLCWLTPLLHLGPKRRLEESDMYSVLPEDRSETLGMELQRFWDHEVKKATKELEKPKLTRVLIKCYGKSYALAGLFVFSLEAIKVIQPLLLGKIILYFENDHPDDQRSLYMAYGYAAAMSISTFALAILQHLYFYHVQRTGMKIRVAMCHMIYRKALGLNCESMGRTTTGQIVNLLSNDVNRFDEVTANLHYLWVGPLQAVVIIVLLWEEIGPSCLAGVAVIALMMPLQTWFGKLFGIFRSKTAVLTDSRIRIMNEVVSGIRIIKMYAWEKPFSALVAEVRRKEISQILKSSYLRGLNMASFFASSKIIVFVTFTAFALLGNSITASSVFVTVSLYGTIKLTVTLFFPLAIEKLSETVVSLHRIKNFLLLEEVKRENSEVPLGEKRENSIVIENLTCYWDQTLDAPSLQNVSFTAKSHQLLAVIGPVGSGKSSLLSAILGELPHDTGTLKVEGSLSYASQQPWVFPGTIRSNILFGRELNLKKYERVLRACALKKDLELLPDGDLTLICDRGATLSGGQKARINLARAVYEEADIYLLDDPLSAVDAEVGKHLFEQCICGLLKNKCRVLVTHQLQHLTAADHILALKEGHIMGQGTYSELQCSGLDVVSLLRIEEEQDRTRSADPEMQSLFSQRTNLSHSSQCSYSSLLPAESNSPEQPPVQTVVASAEESRAEGNVSSHIYLKYFTASCSLLVLLVIVLLSIIAEAAYILQDWWLVYWARQEYSNSTATVVDMKNGINVTHSNLELNLTFHLGIYSGLTAAAVVFGYARSLIIFNRLVRSGQILHNSMFSAVLCTPVHFFDVNPVGRILNRFSKDISQVDSLLPITFVDFYQLILQNAGVVAVATAIIPLVLIPVGVLLIIFLYLRRFYLSTSRDIKRLESTTRSPVFSHLSSSLQGLWTIRAFRAQERLKKTFDAHQDLHSEAWFLFLMTSRWFALRLDSICSIFVTVTSFGCILLRDGLEAGEVGLVLTYALTLVGNFQWTVRQSAEVENMMTSVERVVEYTELKSEAPWETQRRPPPDWPSKGLVTFEQVSLSYSTDGPIILKDISATFEPNEKVGIVGRTGAGKSSLISALFRLAEPQGKISIDGVVTSEIGLHDLRKRMSIIPQDPVLFADTVRKNLDPFNQHSDEDLWKALEEVQLKSVVEELPGKLETVLAESGSNFSVGQRQLVCLARAILRKNRILIIDEATANVDPRTDELIQKAIRDKFRECTVLTIAHRLNTIIDSDRILVLDGGTIQELDRPFTLLQNKEGALYKMVQQLGQTEAAALLEAARQATEKTAVLTS; this is encoded by the exons CTGGTTAACACCCTTACTGCACCTTGGCCCAAAAAGGAGGCTTGAGGAAAGTGACATGTACAGCGTTCTTCCAGAGGATCGGTCTGAAACCCTGGGAATGGAGCTGCAGAG ATTTTGGGACCATGAAGTTAAAAAGGCAACAAAGGAACTTGAGAAGCCAAAACTCACCAGAGTTCTTATTAAGTGCTATGGGAAATCCTATGCATTAGCTgggctgtttgtgttttcactt GAGGCAATAAAAGTGATCCAGCCACTTCTTCTGGGGAAAATAATCCTGTACTTTGAGAATGATCATCCAGACGACCAGAGAAGTCTTTACATGGCATATGGTTATGCTGCTGCGATGTCCATCTCCACGTTTGCTCTCGCTATTCTCCAACATCTCTACTTCTATCACGTCCAAAGAACAGGCATGAAGATTAGAGTGGCCATGTGCCACATGATTTACAGAAAG GCTCTTGGTCTCAACTGTGAATCCATGGGACGAACAACCACTGGACAAATAGTGAACCTCCTTTCAAATGATGTCAATCGTTTTGATGAG GTTACAGCCAATCTGCACTACCTGTGGGTGGGCCCTCTACAAGCAGTAGTCATCATCGTTCTCCTTTGGGAAGAGATCGGCCCATCATGTCTAGCAGGTGTGGCAGTCATTGCACTCATGATGCCTCTACAGACTTggtttggaaaactgtttggtATCTTCAG GAGCAAAACAGCGGTTCTTACTGACAGTAGAATCCGTATCATGAACGAAGTGGTGTCTGGCATCAGGATCATCAAGATGTATGCCTGGGAGAAACCCTTCTCAGCTCTGGTTGCTGAAGTGAGACG GAAAGAAATCAGTCAGATACTGAAGAGCTCCTACCTACGAGGACTCAACATGGCCTCCTTCTTTGCCAGCAGCAAGATCATTGTCTTTGTCACCTTTACTGCCTTCGCTCTCCTGGGAAACTCCATCACTGCCAGCAGCGTGTTTGTcactgtgtctctttatggtacAATTAAGCTCACAGTCACTCTGTTCTTTCCTCTGGCCATTGAGAAGTTGTCAGAAACAGTTGTGAGTCTTCACAGGATTAAG AATTTCCTCCTGCTGGAAGAGGTGAAGAGGGAAAACTCTGAGGTGCCACTGGGGGAGAAGAGGGAAAACTCTATTGTGATTGAGAATCTGACCTGCTACTGGGATCAG ACTTTGGATGCACCATCTCTGCAGAATGTCTCTTTCACAGCAAAGTCCCACCAACTTCTGGCTGTAATTGGACCAGTAGGATCTGGAAAG TCGTCCCTGCTGAGCGCCATCCTGGGAGAGCTGCCTCATGACACTGGGACACTGAAGGTTGAAGGTAGTCTGAGCTACGCATCCCAGCAGCCCTGGGTGTTCCCTGGAACCATCCGCAGCAACATCCTGTTTGGGAGAGAACTGAACCTCAAGAAGTACGAGAGAGTCCTCAGAGCCTGTGCTCTGAAGAAG GACCTGGAGCTGCTCCCAGATGGAGATTTGACGCTGATCTGTGACAGAGGAGCCACACTCAGCGGGGGACAGAAAGCTCGCATCAACCTGGCCAG GGCTGTGTATGAGGAGGCAGACATCTACCTCCTGGATGATCCTTTAAGTGCCGTGGATGCAGAAGTCGGAAAACATCTTTTTGAACA GTGTATCTGTGGCCTGCTGAAGAACAAGTGTCGTGTCCTGGTCACCCACCAGCTGCAGCATCTGACGGCAGCTGACCACATTTTGGCCCTTAAGGAG GGTCATATCATGGGCCAGGGAACCTACAGTGAGCTTCAGTGTTCTGGCCTGGACGTGGTGTCCTTGCTGAGAATTGAGGAGGAACAAGACCGAACTCGATCAGCTGATCCGGAAATGCAGTCTTTATTCAGCCAGAGGACGAATCTCTCACACAGTTCACAGTGTTCTTATAGCAGCCTCCTGCCAGCAGAGAGCAACAGCCCTGAGCAGCCTCCT GTTCAAACAGTTGTGGCCTCTGCAGAAGAAAGTCGAGCTGAAGGAAATGTCAGCAGTCACATTTATCTTAAATACTTTACTGCAAGCTGCAGCcttctggttttactggttatAGTTCTGCTCAGTATCATCGCAGAG GCTGCCTATATCCTGCAGGACTGGTGGTTGGTGTACTG GGCAAGACAAGAATATTCTAACAGCACAGCAACTGTGGTTGACATGAAGAATGGAATTAATGTTACTCACTCAAATCTAGAGTTGAATCTCACATTTCATCTTGGCATTTACTCAG GTTTGACAGCGGCTGCTGTGGTCTTCGGTTATGCCAGGagtttaataatatttaatcGGCTGGTAAGGTCAGGTCAGATTCTACACAACAGCATGTTCAGCGCTGTCCTCTGCACACCAGTTCACTTCTTTGACGTCAACCCTGTAG GAAGAATTCTCAACAGGTTCTCCAAAGACATCAGCCAAGTGGACTCCTTGCTGCCCATCACATTTGTGGACTTTTATCAA ttaattcTACAGAATGCTGGTGTGGTCGCTGTGGCAACCGCCATCATTCCTCTCGTCCTCATCCCTGTTGGTGTTCTGCTTATAATCTTTCTGTACTTGAGACGCTTCTACCTCAGTACATCACGTGATATCAAACGTCTTGAGTCAACAA CCCGGAGTCCAGTCTTCTCCCACCTGTCTTCATCTCTTCAGGGTCTGTGGACGATCCGAGCTTTCAGGGCTCAGGAGAGACTAAAGAAAACCTTTGATGCTCATCAGGACCTGCACTCAG agGCGTGGTTTTTGTTCCTGATGACGTCACGCTGGTTTGCACTTCGCCTTGACAGCATTTGTTCCATATTTGTCACTGTCACATCTTTCGGCTGCATTTTGCTCAGAGATG GACTGGAGGCTGGAGAGGTGGGCCTGGTGCTGACCTATGCTTTGACACTGGTGGGAAACTTCCAGTGGACAGTGAGACAAAGCGCCGAGGTGGAGAACATG ATGACATCTGTGGAGAGGGTGGTGGAGTACACAGAGCTGAAAAGCGAAGCACCCTGGGAAACCCAGAGGCGTCCTCCTCCTGACTGGCCAAGCAAAGGTCTGGTGACTTTTGAGCAGGTCAGCTTGTCCTACAGCACAGACGGCCCCATCATCCTGAAAGACATCAGCGCCACCTTTGAACCCAACGAGAAG GTCGGTATTGTGGGCAGAACAGGTGCCGGGAAAAGCTCCCTGATCTCGGCTCTGTTCCGCCTGGCAGAACCTCAGGGAAAGATCTCCATCGACGGCGTTGTGACCTCTGAGATCGGCCTCCACGACCTGCGCAAGAGGATGTCCATCATTCCTCAG GACCCGGTGCTATTTGCTGACACTGTGAGGAAAAACCTGGACCCTTTCAACCAGCACAGCGATGAAGACCTGTGGAAAGCTCTGGAAGAG GTGCAGCTGAAGTCCGTGGTGGAGGAGCTGCCCGGTAAGTTGGAGACGGTTCTGGCCGAGTCGGGCTCCAACTTCAGCGTGGGTCAGAGGCAGCTGGTGTGTTTGGCCAGAGCCATCCTGAGGAAGAACCGCATCCTCATCATCGACGAGGCCACGGCCAACGTGGACCCCAG GACAGACGAGTTGATCCAGAAAGCCATCCGGGACAAGTTCAGAGAATGCACTGTGCTCACCATCGCTCACCGCCTCAACACCATCATAGACAGCGACCGCATTCTG GTGCTGGACGGTGGCACCATCCAGGAGTTAGACCGACCTTTCACCCTGCTGCAAAACAAAGAGGGCGCTCTGTACAAGATGGTGCAGCAGCTGGGCCAGACGGAGGCAGCAGCCCTGCTGGAGGCGGCCAGACAG GCAACAGAGAAAACAGCGGTCCTGACAAGCTGA